The following coding sequences lie in one Zingiber officinale cultivar Zhangliang chromosome 2B, Zo_v1.1, whole genome shotgun sequence genomic window:
- the LOC122047674 gene encoding probable WRKY transcription factor 33 isoform X2, producing MRGLHKGQFAMTHQAVLAAVTAQAQMQMQIAYPSPSEAKTNSFPLPISPTVSPMPLQQISPASETHTDDIYHWRKYGQKQVKNTRNSRSYYRCAASNCAAKKKVERSLDGKINEVIYRGKHNHNPPQRYRYTRDKGSQSGGPSGENETLDHPSNEPNESDPSTCKTVVLSGNDPLEQRLYCSSDCEKDIGNTTKKGLAEEPDRKQRLTESCKSPSTPVPKTVREYIVQTEIDARHLSDGYRWRKYGQKMVKGNSNPRSYYRCTHDGCTVRKHVERSSHDAKALLITYEGKHNHDQPTPKYASDQQTAEGTASGTTKEVVTSSSQMNSSSLATEVKELSGEKTLEFGADKALESAESLTSTKDANGRTNSDGVVTPLIDKKATEVSVENT from the exons ATGAGAGGATTGCACAAG GGACAATTTGCAATGACCCATCAAGCAGTATTGGCAGCAGTCACAGCTCAGGCACAAATGCAAATGCAAATTGCTTATCCTTCTCCATCAGAAGCAAAAACAAATTCATTCCCACTACCTATTTCTCCAACTGTCAGCCCTATGCCACTGCAACAAATATCCCCAGCATCTGAG ACACACACAGATGATATTTACCACTGGCGGAAGTATGGCCAGAAGCAAGTGAAGAACACTCGTAATTCTCGAAGTTATTACAGATGTGCAGCCTCCAATTGTGCGGCCAAGAAAAAAGTTGAACGCAGTCTAGATGGAAagattaatgaagtaatctacAGAGGCAAACATAATCATAATCCTCCTCAAAGGTATCGTTACACAAGGGATAAAGGATCTCAGTCTGGGGGACCTTCTGGGGAGAATGAAACTTTAGATCATCCGAGCAATGAACCAAATGAATCAGATCCTTCAACATGTAAGACTGTAGTCCTTTCAGGCAATGACCCTCTTGAGCAACGCTTGTACTGCTCAAGTGACTGTGAAAAAGATATTGGCAACACAACCAAGAAAGGCCTTGCTGAGGAACCAGATCGAAAACAAAG GCTAACTGAAAGTTGTAAAAGTCCTTCAACCCCTGTGCCTAAAACAGTTAGGGAATATATTGTACAGACTGAAATTGATGCTAGACACTTAAGCGATGGCTATAGATGGAGGAAATATGGACAAAAAATGGTGAAGGGCAATTCTAATCCTAG gAGTTACTATAGGTGCACCCATGATGGGTGTACTGTTCGTAAGCATGTCGAGAGGTCATCCCATGATGCAAAAGCTCTTCTTATCACTTATGAGGGTAAGCACAATCATGACCAGCCAACTCCCAAATATGCCAGTGATCAACAAACTGCTGAGGGTACTGCATCTGGTACCACTAAGGAAGTTGTTACATCTAGTTCACAGATGAACTCCTCCAGCCTAGCTACCGAAGTCAAAGAATTATCTGGCGAGAAAACATTAGAATTTGGAGCTGACAAGGCACTAGAATCTGCTGAGTCTCTCACAAGCACAAAGGACGCCAATGGAAGGACGAACTCTGATGGTGTGGTAACCCCTCTTATTGACAAAAAGGCAACAGAAGTTTCAGTAGAAAACACATGA
- the LOC122049638 gene encoding probable N-acetyltransferase HLS1-like, protein MIRVREFEMEKDLKTVEELERRCDVGPMVDVGGTKKENEKKEKKKKSLSIFVDLLGDPLSQVRHCPDHVMLVAEWGEKKEMVGVIRACIKMVTRGKDSIYVKVAYILGLRVSPHHRRLGIGTKLVEGAEWWSAARGAEYAYMATDGANAASINLFTGRLAYARFRSPALLAHPVHAHRLPLSSSDTVLHLPPRAAAALYERIFPPSAVEFLPADFPALLSHPLTIGTFLAIPSSSAAGAGAAAGEVPATSFAVMSLWDSTRVLRLRVAGAPAAARAALAVLRAVDGGVPWLRVPSVRDFFRPFGVYLMYGLHMSGREGPRLMRRLCRVAHNAAVSDGDCAAVVAEVGPGDPVRAAVPYWKRFSYDEDVWCMKRLLGHSDGVGDDWLAAQPATEVIFVDPREF, encoded by the exons ATGATAAGGGTGAGGGAGTTCGAAATGGAGAAGGACTTGAAGACGGTGGAGGAGTTGGAGCGCCGGTGTGACGTTGGTCCTATGGTTGATGTCGGTGGCACGAAGAAGGAAaacgagaagaaggagaagaagaaaaagagcctCTCTATATTCGTAGACTTGTTGGGTGATCCATTGTCTCAAGTCCGTCATTGCCCTGATCATGTCATGCTT GTGGCCGAGTGGGGAGAGAAGAAGGAGATGGTGGGGGTGATACGAGCATGTATTAAGATGGTGACAAGAGGAAAGGATTCCATCTATGTCAAAGTCGCTTACATTCTTGGCCTCCGAGTCTCCCCTCATCATCG GCGACTCGGGATCGGGACGAAGCTGGTGGAGGGGGCGGAGTGGTGGAGCGCCGCCCGAGGGGCGGAGTACGCCTACATGGCCACTGACGGCGCCAACGCCGCCTCTATCAACCTATTCACTGGCCGCCTCGCCTACGCCCGGTTCCGCTCCCCCGCCCTCCTGGCGCACCCCGTCCACGCCCACCGCCTCCCCCTCTCCTCCTCGGACACCGTCCTACACCTCCCTCCGCGCGCCGCCGCCGCCCTCTATGAACGAATCTTCCCGCCTTCGGCCGTTGAGTTCCTCCCTGCCGACTTTCCCGCCCTCCTCTCCCACCCCCTCACCATCGGCACTTTCCTCGCCATCCCCTCTTCATCCGCAGCCGGTGCCGGGGCCGCTGCCGGCGAGGTACCTGCGACGTCGTTCGCGGTGATGAGCCTGTGGGACTCGACGCGGGTGCTCCGCCTTCGGGTGGCGGGGGCGCCAGCTGCAGCGCGTGCGGCTCTGGCGGTGCTGCGGGCGGTGGACGGCGGCGTGCCGTGGCTGAGGGTGCCGTCCGTACGCGACTTCTTTCGCCCGTTCGGGGTCTACTTGATGTACGGCCTTCACATGTCCGGCAGGGAGGGGCCGCGGCTGATGCGGCGGCTGTGCCGCGTGGCGCACAACGCGGCCGTCAGCGACGGCGACTGCGCCGCCGTGGTGGCGGAGGTGGGACCCGGCGACCCGGTGCGGGCTGCCGTGCCTTACTGGAAGCGCTTCTCCTACGACGAGGACGTCTGGTGCATGAAGAGGCTACTCGGCCACAGCGATGGCGTCGGCGACGACTGGCTGGCGGCGCAGCCGGCCACGGAGGTCATTTTCGTGGACCCGCGCGagttttga